One part of the Haemophilus parainfluenzae genome encodes these proteins:
- a CDS encoding endonuclease/exonuclease/phosphatase family protein, whose translation MKRIYRFLTIGLLLLVLGGGYFFANLTIFARTFIQLNTSQKVSYIPFENKLNMQCDKANGLMPKLTSSHFRLVNWNVHKGQDTGWQEDLARLSEQADFVLLQEATQHQNLNTFSTALFVSSFSFKDLLSGVKTFTKTQPEWYCGGGVAEPLIQIPKVASVMSFPLEKGDSLLLINVHLINFEWGISAYQTQLEQLFSFVENHQGPIIISGDFNAWNERRLNLANNLMQKYGLDVVTLSQDERVRFLGYPLDYIFTRGVKVVSATSEVVTSSDHNPLLVEFELE comes from the coding sequence ATGAAGCGAATTTATCGATTTTTAACTATTGGATTACTATTGCTGGTTTTAGGTGGTGGCTATTTTTTTGCGAATTTAACAATTTTTGCTCGTACATTTATCCAATTAAATACGTCACAAAAAGTGAGTTATATTCCTTTTGAAAACAAACTAAATATGCAATGTGACAAGGCTAATGGTTTGATGCCTAAATTAACGTCTTCACATTTTCGTTTGGTCAACTGGAATGTGCATAAAGGGCAAGATACGGGTTGGCAAGAAGATTTAGCGAGATTGTCTGAACAAGCTGATTTTGTGTTATTACAAGAGGCGACACAACATCAAAATTTAAACACATTTTCGACCGCACTTTTTGTGTCCTCTTTTTCTTTTAAAGATCTCTTATCCGGTGTAAAAACATTCACCAAAACGCAACCAGAATGGTATTGCGGTGGTGGCGTAGCAGAACCATTAATACAAATTCCCAAAGTGGCAAGTGTGATGAGTTTTCCATTAGAAAAAGGCGATAGCTTGCTACTTATTAATGTGCATTTGATTAATTTTGAATGGGGGATTTCCGCTTATCAAACTCAGTTAGAGCAGCTCTTTTCTTTTGTAGAAAATCATCAAGGCCCCATCATTATCTCTGGCGATTTTAATGCATGGAATGAGCGTCGTCTGAATTTAGCTAATAATTTGATGCAAAAATATGGATTAGATGTAGTGACGCTCTCTCAAGATGAGCGGGTTAGATTTTTAGGTTATCCACTTGATTATATTTTTACGCGAGGCGTAAAAGTGGTGAGTGCAACATCAGAAGTGGTTACTTCGTCAGATCATAATCCGTTACTAGTTGAATTTGAATTGGAATAA
- a CDS encoding leucyl aminopeptidase: MKYQANSTALSQSTDCLIIGIYENNELTKSFNEIDQITQGYLSQLAQSQDLSGKIGQATLLHSLPNLATKRVLVAGCGKKGETTERQFKQIIQRVTQTLKELNIQQAVNNLTDVEIKDRDLFWNVRFTVETIEHSLYQFDEFKSKKADAISLQEIIFNTDDSQAQQAIAEAQAIANGVKAARNIANMPSNICTPAYLAEQAKNLAKTSTALSLDVIDEEEMAKLGMNAYLAVSGGSQHPAYLSILHFNNAPDKNAKPIVLVGKGLTFDAGGISLKPAAEMDEMKYDMCGAASVFGTMKAIAELNLPLNVIGVLAGCENLPDGNAYRPGDILTTMNGLTVEVLNTDAEGRLVLCDTLTYVERFEPQYVIDIATLTGACVVALGQHNSGLVSTNDALAEQLLLAAQQTTDKAWRLPLSEEYQEQLKSPFADLANIGGRWGGAITAGAFLSNFTKKYTWAHLDIAGTAWLQGANKGATGRPVSLLTQFLINQTK, translated from the coding sequence ATGAAATATCAAGCGAACTCAACCGCACTTTCTCAATCAACCGATTGCCTTATTATCGGCATTTATGAGAACAATGAATTAACAAAAAGTTTCAATGAAATCGATCAAATCACACAAGGCTACCTCAGCCAGTTAGCTCAAAGCCAAGATCTTTCAGGCAAAATTGGGCAAGCGACTCTGCTTCATTCGTTACCGAATCTTGCGACTAAACGCGTGTTAGTAGCAGGTTGTGGTAAAAAAGGTGAAACGACTGAACGCCAATTTAAACAAATCATCCAACGAGTTACCCAAACATTAAAAGAATTAAATATTCAACAAGCGGTGAATAATTTAACGGATGTGGAAATTAAAGATCGCGATCTATTTTGGAATGTACGTTTTACTGTTGAAACCATCGAACATAGTCTCTATCAATTCGATGAATTTAAAAGTAAAAAAGCGGATGCTATCTCACTTCAAGAAATCATTTTTAATACCGATGATTCACAAGCTCAGCAAGCCATCGCAGAAGCACAGGCCATTGCAAATGGTGTAAAAGCTGCGCGTAATATCGCGAATATGCCATCTAATATTTGTACACCGGCTTATTTAGCTGAACAAGCTAAAAATTTAGCCAAAACATCAACCGCACTTTCCTTAGATGTGATTGATGAAGAAGAAATGGCGAAACTTGGGATGAATGCATATTTAGCGGTATCAGGTGGTTCTCAACACCCTGCTTACCTATCTATTTTGCATTTCAACAACGCCCCAGATAAAAATGCGAAACCTATCGTATTAGTGGGTAAAGGCTTAACCTTTGATGCAGGCGGTATTTCGTTAAAACCAGCCGCAGAAATGGATGAGATGAAATACGATATGTGTGGTGCTGCTTCGGTATTCGGCACAATGAAAGCCATTGCAGAATTAAATCTACCACTCAATGTTATCGGTGTATTAGCGGGTTGTGAAAACTTACCTGACGGCAATGCCTATCGCCCGGGTGATATTCTCACCACGATGAATGGTTTAACCGTAGAAGTGTTAAATACTGATGCTGAAGGCCGTTTAGTACTTTGTGATACATTAACTTATGTAGAGCGTTTTGAACCGCAATATGTGATTGATATTGCGACCCTAACAGGCGCTTGCGTGGTAGCTTTAGGTCAACATAACAGCGGCTTAGTTTCAACTAACGATGCCTTAGCCGAACAGTTATTACTAGCCGCACAGCAAACTACTGACAAAGCTTGGCGTTTACCATTAAGTGAAGAATATCAAGAGCAATTAAAATCCCCATTTGCTGATTTAGCTAATATTGGCGGTCGTTGGGGCGGTGCAATTACTGCAGGCGCATTCCTCTCCAACTTTACGAAAAAGTACACTTGGGCACATTTAGATATCGCCGGGACAGCTTGGCTTCAAGGTGCAAATAAAGGCGCCACAGGCCGTCCGGTTTCTTTATTAACGCAATTTTTAATTAATCAAACCAAGTAA
- the lptF gene encoding LPS export ABC transporter permease LptF, whose amino-acid sequence MILTRYLTKEVFKSQIAILFILLLIFFSQQLVRVLGSAANGKVPADLVFSLLGLGMPTMAQLMLPLCLFIAILLTFGRLYAESEITVMRACGVGQRILVRVALILSLFTAGLAAYNALWLSPWAIQKQVAIVEDAKANPTMGALASGQFMSTSNNNFVLFIDKINGNQISDVYLFQMKAKGQTKPSVVTAEKGELKALQNGDQVLNLQNTLRVEGTSVLPDFRITHFDDYQAYLGHQETNTEGDEAAELSFEQLLKDKSAAAKAELHWRITLILAVPLMALIAVPMSKVNPRQGRFAKILPALLLYLIYFLLQSSFKSAGGAGKLDAGLLMPLVNIAFLILGIVLNSWDSTAMHKFRRVFRKG is encoded by the coding sequence ATGATATTAACCCGATATTTAACAAAGGAAGTTTTTAAAAGCCAGATTGCAATTTTGTTTATTTTGCTTTTAATTTTCTTCAGCCAACAACTTGTGCGCGTACTTGGTTCAGCGGCAAATGGTAAAGTACCTGCCGATCTGGTGTTCTCTTTACTCGGTTTAGGGATGCCGACAATGGCGCAATTAATGTTGCCATTATGTTTGTTTATCGCCATTTTACTGACTTTCGGTCGTCTCTATGCAGAAAGTGAAATCACCGTTATGCGTGCATGTGGTGTAGGCCAACGTATTCTTGTTCGCGTGGCGTTAATTCTTTCTTTGTTCACAGCTGGCTTGGCTGCTTATAACGCATTGTGGCTTTCTCCATGGGCGATTCAAAAACAAGTGGCAATTGTTGAAGATGCTAAAGCTAACCCAACAATGGGGGCATTGGCTTCTGGTCAATTCATGTCCACAAGTAACAATAATTTCGTTTTATTCATTGATAAAATTAATGGTAATCAAATCAGTGATGTTTATCTTTTCCAAATGAAAGCCAAAGGTCAAACGAAACCATCAGTGGTTACAGCTGAAAAAGGTGAGTTAAAAGCGTTACAAAATGGCGATCAAGTGCTGAATTTACAAAATACCTTGCGTGTAGAAGGTACATCTGTGCTTCCTGATTTCCGTATTACACATTTTGATGACTATCAAGCCTATTTAGGCCATCAAGAGACAAACACAGAAGGTGATGAAGCTGCTGAATTATCTTTTGAGCAATTATTAAAAGATAAAAGTGCAGCAGCAAAAGCAGAGTTGCATTGGCGCATAACCTTAATTTTAGCGGTGCCTTTAATGGCGCTTATCGCCGTACCAATGAGTAAAGTGAATCCTCGCCAAGGCCGTTTTGCGAAGATCTTACCGGCACTATTGCTTTATTTAATTTACTTCTTATTACAAAGCTCATTTAAATCTGCGGGTGGTGCAGGTAAGCTTGATGCAGGTTTATTAATGCCATTGGTAAATATCGCCTTTTTAATTTTAGGAATTGTGCTGAATAGTTGGGATAGTACCGCTATGCATAAATTCCGTCGTGTATTCAGAAAAGGGTAA
- the lptG gene encoding LPS export ABC transporter permease LptG, translating into MNTLDRYIGKSILGAIFATLFTLVGLSAIIKFVEQFRSVGKGSYDIWQAVAYTGLTIPKDVETFFPMAALLGALIALGNLASRSELVVMQSAGFSRFKIGLAVMKTALPLVLFTMIIGEWGIPQTEQFARDMRTRALSGGSMLSVKNGVWAKDGNNFVYVRRITDDAQLEDIYIYTFDEQRNLTHLKHANQAQYSAENNQWQLRQVNNSAVSKEQITTTNRLTEDWATSLTPDKLGAVSLRPTSLSISGLYEYIAFLKQTGQDSRRFELTYWRKILQPLSVGVMMMLALSFIFGSLRSVTAGARIVTGICFGFLFYVVNEIFGQMSVVFNAPAFLSALMPSLLFMAIIWWLLARKRD; encoded by the coding sequence ATGAATACTCTTGATCGTTATATCGGTAAAAGCATCTTAGGGGCAATTTTTGCCACGCTATTTACGTTGGTTGGCCTTTCGGCAATTATCAAATTTGTAGAGCAATTCCGTAGCGTAGGGAAAGGTTCTTATGATATTTGGCAAGCGGTGGCTTATACAGGATTAACCATTCCTAAAGATGTGGAAACCTTTTTCCCAATGGCAGCCTTGTTAGGGGCCTTAATTGCGTTAGGTAATTTAGCCAGCCGCAGTGAATTAGTGGTAATGCAATCCGCAGGTTTTTCTCGCTTTAAAATAGGATTAGCCGTCATGAAAACGGCACTTCCACTGGTGCTTTTTACCATGATTATTGGAGAGTGGGGGATTCCTCAAACTGAACAGTTTGCCCGTGATATGCGTACTCGTGCACTTTCTGGTGGCTCAATGCTTTCGGTAAAAAATGGAGTATGGGCAAAAGACGGTAATAATTTCGTGTATGTTCGTCGTATTACCGATGATGCACAATTAGAAGATATTTATATTTATACCTTTGATGAACAGCGTAATCTCACGCATTTGAAGCATGCAAATCAAGCACAATATTCTGCTGAAAATAATCAATGGCAGTTACGTCAAGTGAATAATTCAGCGGTATCAAAAGAGCAAATTACCACAACAAACCGCTTAACCGAAGATTGGGCGACGAGTTTAACGCCAGATAAATTAGGCGCAGTTTCATTACGTCCAACGTCATTATCCATTTCAGGTTTATACGAATATATCGCTTTCTTAAAACAAACGGGGCAGGATTCTCGCCGTTTTGAATTAACCTATTGGCGTAAGATTTTACAACCCCTTTCTGTAGGTGTGATGATGATGCTTGCGTTATCTTTTATCTTCGGTTCATTACGCAGTGTCACTGCAGGAGCAAGAATCGTAACGGGGATTTGCTTTGGATTCTTGTTCTATGTCGTCAATGAAATTTTTGGACAAATGAGTGTGGTATTTAATGCGCCAGCTTTTTTAAGTGCACTGATGCCAAGCCTCTTGTTTATGGCGATTATTTGGTGGTTACTCGCAAGAAAACGGGATTAA
- the fbp gene encoding class 1 fructose-bisphosphatase encodes MKTLSEFIVERQAEYPNAKGELSGILSSIRLLAKIIHRDINKAGLTNILGQSGVENVQGESQMKLDLFAHNTMNAALMSREEVAGFASEEEESFIAFDTERARNAKYIILTDPLDGSSNIDVNVSVGTIFSIYRRVSPIGSPVTLEDFMQPGNKQVAAGYIVYGSSTMLVYTTGHGVNGFTYDPSIGTFCLSHENMQMPKEGKIYSINEGQYLKFPQGVKKYIKYCQEEDKATNRPYASRYIGSLVADFHRNLLKGGIYIYPSATNYPNGKLRLLYEGNPMAFLAEQAGGIASDGYNRILDIQPTELHQRVPLFIGSAEMVKKAEEMMREFKED; translated from the coding sequence ATGAAAACATTGAGTGAATTTATTGTTGAACGCCAAGCGGAGTACCCAAATGCAAAAGGGGAACTTAGTGGTATTTTGTCCTCTATTCGTTTACTAGCAAAAATCATTCATCGTGATATCAATAAAGCAGGTTTAACGAATATCCTTGGTCAATCTGGTGTCGAAAACGTGCAAGGTGAAAGCCAAATGAAATTGGACTTATTCGCCCATAACACCATGAATGCAGCACTCATGTCACGTGAAGAAGTAGCAGGTTTTGCTTCAGAGGAAGAAGAAAGCTTTATCGCTTTTGATACTGAACGTGCTCGCAATGCAAAATATATTATTTTGACTGACCCACTTGATGGTTCATCCAATATTGATGTGAACGTTTCGGTTGGGACAATCTTCTCTATTTACCGTCGTGTATCCCCTATTGGCTCACCTGTTACCTTAGAAGACTTTATGCAACCGGGTAATAAACAAGTGGCTGCGGGTTATATCGTATATGGTTCGTCTACCATGTTGGTTTATACCACTGGTCATGGTGTAAATGGTTTCACTTATGATCCATCTATCGGTACATTCTGCCTTTCTCATGAAAATATGCAAATGCCAAAAGAGGGAAAAATCTATTCCATCAATGAAGGACAATATCTCAAATTCCCACAAGGGGTAAAAAAATACATTAAATACTGCCAAGAAGAAGATAAAGCAACTAACCGCCCTTATGCTTCACGCTATATCGGCTCATTAGTGGCAGACTTCCATCGCAACTTATTAAAAGGCGGTATCTACATTTACCCAAGTGCAACCAACTATCCAAATGGTAAGCTTCGTTTGCTTTATGAAGGCAATCCAATGGCATTCTTAGCAGAACAAGCGGGTGGTATTGCATCTGATGGTTACAATCGAATTTTAGATATTCAGCCAACTGAACTTCACCAACGTGTACCACTTTTCATCGGTTCTGCAGAAATGGTGAAAAAAGCAGAAGAAATGATGAGAGAATTTAAAGAAGATTAA
- a CDS encoding patatin-like phospholipase family protein gives MKLTHFPFKSSLLACSIALLTACNSITYHPTKTIEQIDPQKGYRLENAMQQALQKENLVIVTFSGGGSRAASLGYGVLEQFQNVSVRPTEKGSTLLQNIDIVYGVSGGSVLAAYFALEGQDIIPKFNNSFLKKNFQKKVINEVFSMGNVPRLTSPQFGRSDLLQEQLNLALYRGKKFADLEQRKGPFAVINTTDMTAGQEVSFTQDFFDWLCVDLNDVEIARAVAASSAVPLIFSPITQNNHGGSCLVENKKELLMQMNPPNRLLLSNFDAMKKRMEPYQNKAEKPYLHLVDGGLTDNLGLASLLDVSNLLSVRKLYTELKNYNLRNIVVVNVNAQNELTSDIDKSADVPGIKDVVNTVINVPIDKTTASTVKYSQQFADQWNAYAKRKKGIKIKAHFVNLNLKDLPEGQLKNDVLNIGTSLYLPESDVDKLREAAKILLEQSKEYHKAVKALQ, from the coding sequence ATGAAACTTACTCATTTTCCTTTCAAATCAAGTTTACTTGCTTGCAGTATCGCTTTGCTTACTGCTTGCAATTCAATTACTTATCATCCAACTAAAACGATTGAGCAAATAGATCCACAAAAGGGATATCGCTTGGAAAATGCGATGCAGCAGGCATTGCAAAAAGAAAATTTAGTGATTGTCACTTTTTCTGGTGGAGGATCTCGCGCGGCATCTTTAGGTTATGGCGTGTTAGAGCAGTTCCAAAATGTCTCAGTGCGTCCAACAGAGAAAGGTAGCACCTTATTGCAAAATATTGATATTGTGTATGGGGTGTCTGGCGGCTCAGTATTAGCAGCCTATTTTGCTTTGGAGGGACAGGATATTATCCCTAAATTTAATAATTCTTTTTTGAAAAAGAATTTCCAGAAAAAAGTCATCAATGAAGTATTTTCGATGGGTAATGTGCCTCGGCTTACTTCCCCACAGTTTGGTCGTAGCGATTTGTTGCAGGAACAGCTCAATCTTGCTTTATATCGTGGGAAAAAATTTGCAGATCTTGAACAACGTAAAGGACCTTTTGCCGTGATTAATACCACAGATATGACAGCAGGACAGGAAGTTTCTTTTACGCAAGATTTCTTTGATTGGCTTTGTGTTGATTTAAATGATGTTGAGATTGCTCGGGCAGTAGCGGCATCAAGCGCCGTACCATTAATTTTTTCACCGATTACGCAAAATAATCATGGTGGTTCTTGCCTCGTGGAAAATAAAAAAGAATTATTGATGCAGATGAATCCACCTAATCGGTTGTTGTTGAGTAACTTTGATGCCATGAAAAAACGCATGGAGCCTTATCAAAATAAGGCTGAAAAACCTTATTTGCACTTAGTTGATGGTGGCTTAACGGATAATTTAGGTTTGGCTAGCTTATTGGATGTGTCAAATTTACTTAGTGTCCGAAAATTATATACTGAGCTTAAGAATTATAATTTACGTAATATTGTCGTGGTAAACGTTAATGCTCAAAATGAACTTACTAGCGATATTGATAAATCAGCTGATGTACCGGGAATCAAAGATGTCGTGAATACAGTGATTAATGTACCAATTGATAAAACGACAGCATCGACAGTGAAATATTCACAACAATTTGCGGATCAATGGAATGCTTACGCTAAACGTAAAAAAGGAATAAAAATTAAAGCTCATTTTGTGAATTTAAATTTAAAAGATTTGCCAGAGGGGCAATTGAAGAATGATGTTCTTAATATCGGTACATCGTTATATTTGCCAGAATCGGATGTGGATAAACTGCGCGAAGCGGCTAAGATTTTATTGGAACAATCAAAAGAATACCATAAGGCAGTGAAAGCATTGCAATAG
- a CDS encoding 5-methyltetrahydropteroyltriglutamate--homocysteine S-methyltransferase, whose protein sequence is MSKLFPNATIRTSAPYRFDIVGSFLRPETLKQARHQCSCGDISCADLTQVEDAEIAKLVEHQKNVGLHAVTDGEFRRTFWHLDFLAALDGVKEVDAEKFSVQFKHDNVRPKTLKIVDKIGFSESHPFVEHYRSLQKMAGESEVKLTIPSPSMLHLICTVRATDYQPIERYKDNNQLLLDDIADTYIDAMNIFYKLGCRNLQLDDTSWGEFCAEDKRKTYTERGLDLDQIAKDYVYMLNKIVAAKPADLAITMHICRGNFRSTWFSAGGYEPIAETLFGHCNVDGFFLEYDSDRAGDFKPLRFIKNQQVVLGLITSKSGELENRDEIIARIKEAAQYVDINQLCLSPQCGFASTEEGNILTEEQQWKKLEFIRSIVEEVWG, encoded by the coding sequence ATGAGTAAACTTTTTCCAAATGCCACTATTCGCACTTCTGCACCATATCGTTTTGATATTGTAGGAAGTTTTTTACGTCCAGAGACTTTAAAACAGGCTCGTCATCAATGCAGCTGTGGTGATATTTCTTGTGCTGATTTAACGCAAGTTGAAGATGCAGAAATTGCTAAATTGGTTGAGCATCAAAAAAATGTTGGATTGCATGCGGTGACTGATGGTGAATTTCGTCGTACTTTTTGGCATTTAGATTTCTTAGCTGCATTAGATGGCGTGAAAGAAGTGGATGCGGAGAAATTCTCAGTGCAATTTAAACACGATAATGTACGCCCGAAAACATTAAAAATTGTGGATAAGATTGGTTTCTCAGAGAGCCATCCTTTCGTTGAACATTACCGCTCATTGCAAAAAATGGCAGGGGAGAGTGAAGTTAAATTAACCATTCCTTCTCCGTCAATGCTTCATTTAATTTGTACAGTACGAGCCACAGATTATCAGCCAATTGAACGTTATAAAGATAACAATCAGTTGTTATTAGATGATATTGCCGATACTTATATTGACGCAATGAATATCTTCTATAAATTAGGCTGTCGTAACTTACAGTTGGATGATACAAGTTGGGGCGAATTCTGTGCGGAAGATAAGCGTAAAACTTATACTGAACGCGGTTTAGATCTAGATCAAATTGCCAAAGATTATGTATATATGTTAAATAAAATTGTGGCAGCGAAACCAGCTGATTTAGCGATTACAATGCATATTTGTCGTGGTAATTTCCGTTCAACTTGGTTCTCTGCTGGTGGTTATGAGCCTATCGCAGAAACCTTATTTGGTCACTGTAATGTGGATGGTTTCTTCTTAGAGTACGACAGTGATCGTGCGGGAGATTTTAAACCTTTACGCTTTATTAAAAATCAACAAGTGGTATTAGGATTGATAACCTCTAAATCGGGCGAGTTAGAAAACCGTGATGAAATCATTGCTCGTATTAAAGAAGCGGCACAATATGTTGATATCAATCAACTTTGCTTAAGCCCACAATGTGGTTTCGCTTCAACGGAAGAGGGTAATATCCTGACTGAAGAACAACAATGGAAGAAACTCGAATTTATCCGTAGTATCGTGGAAGAAGTTTGGGGGTAA
- the lysS gene encoding lysine--tRNA ligase: MSEQEVKELDLHGEMLVRREKLAALRAKGNAFPNQFRRNALAQDLHDKYEAEEGEVLKEKAIEVAVAGRIMTRRAMGKATFITLQDMSGKIQLYVARDNLPEGVYAEDVGSWDLGDIIGVKGTLFKTKTNELTVKTTEVQLLTKALRPLPNKFHGLTDMEARYRQRYLDLISNEESRRTFIIRSKVVAGIREFFISKGFMEVETPMLQVIPGGASARPFITHHNALDVDMYLRIAPELYLKRLVVGGFERVFELNRNFRNEGVSVRHNPEFTMLEYYQAYADYHDLMDNTEELLRKLAIDILGTTIVKYGDLEFDFGKPFERITLHDATIKYGADKGIVKEDLYDFDRAKATAERLGIEVQKSWGLGSIVNAIFEEVAEHHLIQPTFLMAHPAEISPLARRNDENPEVTDRFELFIGGREIGNGFSELNDAEDQNERFDAQVAAKDAGDDEAMFKDDDFVVALEHGLPPTAGEGIGIDRLVMLYANAPSIRDVILFPAMRQK; this comes from the coding sequence ATGTCAGAGCAAGAAGTAAAAGAATTAGATCTCCATGGCGAAATGCTCGTTCGCCGTGAAAAATTAGCCGCATTACGCGCAAAAGGTAATGCGTTTCCAAACCAATTCCGTCGTAACGCCCTTGCCCAAGATTTACATGATAAGTACGAAGCCGAAGAGGGCGAAGTATTAAAAGAAAAAGCCATTGAAGTAGCTGTTGCCGGTCGTATTATGACTCGTCGCGCAATGGGTAAAGCCACCTTTATTACCTTACAAGATATGAGTGGCAAAATTCAATTATATGTTGCTCGTGATAATCTTCCTGAAGGCGTTTATGCAGAAGATGTAGGTAGCTGGGATTTAGGTGATATTATTGGCGTGAAAGGAACACTTTTCAAAACCAAAACCAATGAATTAACCGTTAAAACAACTGAAGTACAACTTTTAACCAAAGCACTTCGTCCGTTACCAAACAAATTCCATGGTTTAACCGACATGGAAGCGCGTTATCGTCAGCGTTACTTAGATTTAATTTCTAATGAAGAATCTCGCCGTACATTTATTATTCGTTCAAAAGTGGTTGCCGGTATTCGTGAATTCTTTATTTCTAAAGGTTTCATGGAAGTTGAAACGCCTATGCTACAAGTGATTCCAGGTGGCGCATCTGCTCGTCCATTTATCACACACCACAACGCATTAGATGTTGATATGTATCTTCGTATTGCGCCAGAACTTTACTTAAAACGTTTAGTGGTTGGTGGTTTTGAGCGTGTCTTCGAATTAAACCGAAACTTCCGTAATGAAGGAGTTTCTGTCCGTCACAATCCAGAATTCACCATGCTTGAATACTACCAAGCTTATGCAGATTATCATGATTTAATGGATAACACCGAAGAATTATTACGCAAACTCGCCATTGATATTCTTGGTACAACCATTGTGAAATACGGTGATTTAGAATTTGACTTCGGCAAACCATTTGAGCGTATAACATTACATGATGCAACCATTAAATATGGTGCAGATAAAGGTATCGTAAAAGAAGATCTTTATGATTTCGATCGTGCAAAAGCAACCGCTGAACGCTTAGGTATTGAAGTACAAAAATCTTGGGGCTTAGGCTCTATCGTAAATGCGATCTTTGAAGAAGTGGCTGAACATCACTTAATTCAACCAACCTTCTTAATGGCGCATCCAGCAGAAATTTCACCACTTGCACGTCGTAACGATGAAAATCCAGAAGTAACAGACCGTTTTGAATTGTTCATCGGTGGTCGTGAAATTGGTAATGGTTTCTCAGAATTAAATGATGCAGAAGACCAAAATGAACGTTTCGATGCTCAAGTCGCAGCAAAAGATGCTGGTGATGATGAAGCAATGTTTAAAGATGATGATTTCGTTGTCGCACTTGAACACGGCTTACCACCAACAGCAGGAGAAGGTATTGGTATTGATCGTTTAGTAATGCTTTATGCTAATGCACCATCTATCCGTGATGTGATCCTATTCCCTGCAATGCGTCAAAAATAA
- the nrdB gene encoding class Ia ribonucleoside-diphosphate reductase subunit beta has product MAYTTFSQNKNDQLKEPMFFGQNVNVARYDQQKYETFEKLIEKQLSFFWRPEEVDVSQDRIDYAALPEHEKHIFISNLKYQTLLDSIQGRSPNVALLPLVSIPELETWIETWTFSETIHSRSYTHIIRNIVNDPSIVFDDIVTNEEIIKRARDISSYYDDLIRDSQLYSLYGEGTYTVDGKECVVTLRNLKKQLYLCLMSVNALEAIRFYVSFACSFAFAERQLMEGNAKIIKFIARDEALHLTGTQHILNIMAAGQDDPEMAEIAEECKQEAYDLFLAAAEQEKEWADYLFKDGSMIGLNKDILVQYVEYITNIRMQAVGLPLPFGARSNPIPWINAWLVSDNVQVAPQEVEVSSYLVGQIDSKVDTNDFGDFDL; this is encoded by the coding sequence ATGGCATACACCACTTTCTCACAAAATAAAAACGACCAATTAAAAGAACCGATGTTCTTTGGTCAAAACGTTAACGTTGCGCGTTACGATCAACAAAAATATGAGACGTTTGAAAAGCTCATTGAAAAACAACTTTCTTTCTTCTGGCGTCCGGAGGAAGTGGATGTGTCGCAAGACCGTATCGACTATGCCGCGTTACCTGAACATGAAAAACACATTTTCATCAGCAATTTAAAATATCAAACCTTGTTGGATTCCATTCAAGGTCGTAGTCCGAACGTTGCGTTGTTGCCATTGGTATCCATTCCGGAATTAGAAACCTGGATCGAGACTTGGACATTCTCAGAAACCATCCACTCTCGTTCTTACACACACATCATTCGTAACATTGTGAACGATCCATCTATCGTGTTTGATGACATCGTGACGAACGAAGAAATCATCAAACGTGCGCGTGACATTTCTTCTTATTACGATGATTTAATCCGTGATAGCCAACTTTACAGCCTGTACGGTGAAGGTACTTACACGGTAGATGGTAAAGAATGTGTTGTAACGTTACGTAACTTGAAAAAACAACTTTATCTTTGCTTGATGAGTGTGAACGCACTTGAAGCCATTCGTTTCTATGTATCTTTCGCGTGCTCCTTTGCCTTTGCAGAACGTCAATTAATGGAAGGTAATGCGAAAATCATTAAATTCATCGCTCGTGATGAAGCGTTACACTTAACCGGCACACAGCACATTTTAAACATTATGGCTGCAGGTCAAGACGATCCTGAAATGGCTGAAATTGCGGAAGAATGTAAACAAGAAGCCTATGATTTATTCTTAGCCGCAGCAGAGCAAGAAAAAGAATGGGCGGATTACTTGTTCAAAGACGGTTCAATGATTGGTTTGAACAAAGACATTTTGGTGCAATACGTGGAATACATCACTAATATCCGTATGCAAGCGGTTGGGCTTCCATTACCATTTGGTGCGCGTTCTAACCCAATTCCATGGATTAACGCATGGCTTGTTTCTGACAACGTACAAGTTGCACCACAAGAAGTGGAAGTGAGTTCTTACCTTGTTGGTCAAATTGATTCTAAAGTCGATACCAATGATTTCGGCGATTTCGATCTTTAA